AGCCCCCAGCAAGGCCTGCATGATCACACGTACAGACGCACACACCAGCGACATCAACGTGCTGCATTGGAACCGCTGTGAACCGTTCCTGGTGTCCGGCGGCGATGACGGGTGTGTGCGGGTGTGGGACCTCCGGaatatgcaggtgtgtgtgtgtgtgtgttttgtttaatctttattttttttgtcttcctcttcttctttcatttgtgtgtgtgtgtttgtttcattttttatttgattttattatgtatttcctcaattttctttcatcttttcatcttttttgttcttttcttcccctccttctcttccttctgttcttcctcctcctcctcctcttctataacctaacttaccctaatcaacctaacttaacataacctaatcaaacctaagttaacttaacctaaccaaacctaaccacacagGGTGGCAGTGGTGCTGTGGCAGAGCTGAAGCACCACTCAGCGCCGGTCAGCACCGTGGAGTGGCACCCCAGCGAGGGTTCCGTGCTGGCCAGCGGGGGGGAGGACGACGCCATCTTGCAGTGGGACTTGGCTGTGGAGAGGGAGGCAgccgaggagggggaggtgggtggtggtggtggtggtgggatgcagaggcgagaagaggagaggaggaggtgaggttgtagtagtggtagtagtagtcatagtagtagtagtagtagttaagctaggttaggttagattattaGGTTTGTctaggttaagttaagctaggtttggtttggttaagttaggatataGTTCAATATAGTTAGGTTttagttggtgtgtgtgtgtgtgtgtatgtatgtgtgtgtgtacttttttgtttttgtttgttttcctgcaTGTCAGCGCCCCAGGAGGCTACAAAAcaatgtgcaggtgtgtgtgggcgttggaggggaagaggtggtgCCGTGGTGGTGGCTGGCCGTCAACTGAGGTCAGACGGGAGacgaggagtgaaggagggaaggaaagaaaggactgGATAGACATTACGAGGTGACAGgggcaaggaaggaagcaagcaaggaaaggaggagtgcAGAAACAGTACAAGAGGATTATTAATTAAAACCAGGTGTGCATGGCAGCTTTTAGACaaagcttaggttaagttagaaggaggaggaggaggaaaaacaggagaaatagagataggaagaagagaaaggtgagaaagaataaccttaccaaacttaacctaacctaatttaacaccCTGCTAGCAGCTGCTGTTCGTGCACCGCGGTcagcaggaggtgaaggagttaCACTGGCACCCTCAGATCCCCGGCCTGCTGGTGTCCACGGCTCACAGCGGCTTCAATATCTTTAAGACCATCAGCTGCTgaggtgtgtgggggggtgagggggagagaggggaggggtgtgtgtgtgtgtgtgaggggggcgttagagagggagggacaggaagggggaagtagtgaagaaggaaggaaagagagggtgaaaaatggtgcgtgtgtgtgtgtgtgtgtgtgtgtgtatgtatgtatgtatgtatgtatgtgttgaatctcacacaaataagtcttctttgtcaacttgatccctaccctttaaccctttccttccggcaatcgtatatttacgattgcaaaaatgcgtccgtagcgacggcgatcatacccgtaatcaagaattttggcgcctcaattttgagctccaagcgcggtttctcgagtcagatggtgtctggcatgtttccacatgtagtcttgtcactagctctggaaatttagcggtaactaagctattttccctttctccgggcgacacttggcaactcCAGCGACcggccgggtggaaagcaccatgataagtgcgaagagacatcctgataagagccaaggatctcagatcataactcaccatgaagcaggacacaacatatgtatttagcagtgcttctgagtttgaagacagtgacagggaatatttagaagaaactgaagaaagcgaagacattagagaggactcggaaaatgatttacaggatccacctgttttatcagaacagagagatgatacctatcattctttcatgttcattttttcattatcttcgattttataataaaatggtagaaggtaacttgtcagacagagagagagagagacataatgttatttgcctgaaacttgatatgaaaggggatgaaatctctctctcattggaggtgtacaatttcccctccaagatgaaagagagagagagagagagagagagagagagagagagagagagagagagagagagagagagagagagagagagagagagagagagagagagtgtgtgtgcgcgcggtgCCATCGCTttccgggctgtttctggaaggcggatcacacagcgggaggaggaggaggaatccttgaTAAGACATAAACTGAACTTTCAGAGGTCACgtcgagctacaaagtacatcattgtattcagaataacaaagagaaaataattattagtattcaaacagttttctgacaatttctaggcttaccatttttagccatcatacaaaacgggaaaataatttaagcgccggagggaaagggttaaagctctgtatatagcaatcagctcccctctttctctcttctctctggtAATGATGCAAGCTTcagtctccttaatctttcttcataggttaaatctctcaagcTTGGCACCAGTTTGGCTGCAGCTGTTTGGatcctctctgttttccttgtttccttttcattatggGGTGagcaaacaattgtggcatattccatgAACCTTCTCATTATCTCCTCTATATATgtggtctatatatatatatatatatatatatatatatatatatatatatatatatatatatatatgtgtgtgtgtgtgtgtgtgtgtgagagagactaattgactgactaaccATTCCttacccacatacacacaccttttccaattcttttttattattattttaaagaatctctctctctctctctctcctgtttatctatcttatttatatttactcACATTTGGCTCATTATTTTTGTACTGTTTTGCATTTCCTTGTTGTTCCTCTGTTTATCCATTATacttcagttcctccatcattattccttcatttcttttacaTTGATCAACTTTTCCTTGCTCTTTCTATATTTtgcccgttttctttgcatttcttaaagtccttcctctatttcctctattttcttcagTTCCTCCATTTATTGCTTCCTTCCCGTGTTCCCTCCTGCGGGTCTCGTCA
The Scylla paramamosain isolate STU-SP2022 unplaced genomic scaffold, ASM3559412v1 Contig3, whole genome shotgun sequence DNA segment above includes these coding regions:
- the LOC135096167 gene encoding glutamate-rich WD repeat-containing protein 1-like, translating into PNFHPSPSSIRVWDVRAAPSKACMITRTDAHTSDINVLHWNRCEPFLVSGGDDGCVRVWDLRNMQGGSGAVAELKHHSAPVSTVEWHPSEGSVLASGGEDDAILQWDLAVEREAAEEGEQLLFVHRGQQEVKELHWHPQIPGLLVSTAHSGFNIFKTISC